In Streptomyces sp. NBC_01439, the following are encoded in one genomic region:
- a CDS encoding diaminopimelate decarboxylase — protein sequence MGTEDAAESATESAAARRDLAVRAAVEQGIVGGTDPAPPLVCLLDTAGIRASAAALTDAFATAPPPAAPVLHTFAVKACPLVPVLRLLADAGLGCEVASPGELALARAAGVPADRIVLDSPAKTGAELREALVLGVAVNADNRQELERLDALVGRAPAASPIGVRINPQTGAGTIDALSTATASSKFGIALRDPGAREWLVRAYLDRPWLTRLHVHSGSQGVPLSLIAEGVRDLHALAEEINAAAGRRQVDTLDIGGGLPVNFASDEEHPTHAQYVAALRGAVPALFDGSYGLVTEFGRSLLAKHGLALARVEYTKTSGSRPIALTHAGVQLATRTAYAPAAWPVRILPYDAKGSPKTGDPVAQDVAGPACFAGDLLASARELPSLAPGDLIGIPDTGAYFFTAHYGYNSLPRPAVYGFAVGPQGRVRFSLARPAQDLAEIVAEAGGDLRDALL from the coding sequence ATGGGCACCGAGGACGCCGCCGAGAGCGCCACCGAGAGCGCTGCCGCGCGCCGCGATCTGGCCGTACGAGCCGCCGTCGAGCAGGGGATCGTCGGCGGGACCGACCCCGCGCCACCCCTGGTCTGCCTGCTGGACACGGCCGGGATCCGCGCCTCCGCCGCCGCCCTGACCGATGCCTTCGCCACCGCCCCTCCGCCCGCCGCCCCCGTGTTGCACACCTTCGCCGTCAAGGCCTGCCCGCTCGTCCCGGTGCTGCGGCTGCTCGCCGACGCCGGGCTGGGCTGCGAGGTGGCGAGCCCCGGCGAGCTGGCACTGGCCCGGGCCGCGGGGGTCCCCGCCGACCGGATCGTCCTGGACTCCCCCGCCAAGACCGGGGCCGAGCTCCGCGAGGCCCTGGTGCTCGGCGTCGCCGTCAACGCCGACAACCGGCAGGAGCTGGAGCGGCTCGACGCGCTCGTCGGCCGGGCGCCGGCCGCGTCCCCGATCGGCGTCCGGATCAATCCGCAGACCGGCGCCGGAACCATCGACGCCCTGTCCACGGCCACCGCGAGCTCGAAGTTCGGCATCGCCCTGCGCGACCCCGGCGCCCGCGAGTGGCTCGTACGGGCCTACCTGGACCGGCCGTGGCTCACCCGCCTGCACGTCCACTCGGGCTCCCAGGGCGTTCCCCTGTCCCTGATCGCGGAAGGCGTACGGGACCTGCACGCGCTCGCCGAGGAGATCAACGCGGCGGCCGGCCGGCGGCAGGTCGACACCCTCGACATCGGCGGCGGCCTGCCGGTGAACTTCGCCTCGGACGAGGAGCACCCCACCCACGCGCAGTACGTGGCCGCCCTGCGCGGGGCGGTCCCCGCCCTCTTCGACGGCTCGTACGGCCTGGTCACGGAGTTCGGCCGGTCCCTGCTGGCCAAGCACGGCCTGGCGCTGGCCCGGGTGGAGTACACCAAGACCAGCGGATCCCGGCCGATCGCGCTCACCCACGCCGGGGTCCAGCTGGCGACCCGCACCGCGTACGCCCCGGCGGCCTGGCCGGTGCGGATCCTGCCCTACGACGCGAAGGGCTCCCCGAAGACCGGCGACCCGGTGGCCCAGGACGTCGCGGGCCCGGCCTGCTTCGCGGGCGACCTGCTCGCCTCGGCCCGCGAGCTGCCGTCGCTCGCCCCCGGCGACCTGATCGGGATCCCGGACACCGGCGCGTACTTCTTCACGGCCCACTACGGCTACAACAGCCTGCCCCGCCCGGCGGTCTACGGTTTCGCGGTGGGCCCGCAGGGCCGGGTCCGATTCAGCCTCGCCAGGCCGGCGCAGGACCTCGCCGAGATCGTGGCCGAGGCAGGCGGAGACCTGCGGGACGCACTGCTCTGA
- the hutU gene encoding urocanate hydratase, with protein sequence MSGPRPVRAARGTELSTLGWQQEAALRMLQNNLDPEVAEHPDKLVVYGGTGKAARDWRSYDAMVRTLQTLKQDETMLVQSGRPVGVMQTHEWAPRVLLANSNLVGDWANWEEFRRLENLGLTMYGQMTAGSWIYIGTQGILQGTYETFAAVAAKKFGGTLAGTITLTAGLGGMGGAQPLAVTMNDGVAICIDVDPRAIDRRIEHRYLDVKADNLRHALQLAVEARDARKPLSIGLLGNAAELLPQMLAEGAPIDIVTDQTSAHDPLAYLPVGVDFDDMASYAAKDPAGFTTRARESMAKHVEAMVGFMDAGAEVFDYGNSIRGEAQLAGYDRAFAFPGFVPAYIRPLFCEGKGPFRWAALSGEASDIHKTDKAMLELFPENESLHRWIKMAGERVHFQGLPARICWLGYGERDKAGERFNEMVADGTLAAPLAIGRDHLDCGSVASPYRETEAMLDGSDAIADWPLLNAMVNVASGASWVSIHHGGGVGMGRSIHAGQVTVADGTALAGEKIRRVLTNDPGMGVIRHVDAGYDIAETVADERGVRVPMREGDSA encoded by the coding sequence ATGTCAGGACCCCGCCCCGTACGTGCCGCGCGAGGCACCGAGCTCAGCACCCTGGGATGGCAGCAGGAAGCCGCCCTGCGCATGCTGCAGAACAACCTCGACCCCGAGGTCGCCGAGCACCCCGACAAGCTCGTCGTCTACGGCGGCACCGGCAAGGCCGCCCGCGACTGGCGCTCGTACGACGCGATGGTCCGCACCCTGCAGACCCTCAAGCAGGACGAGACGATGCTGGTCCAGTCCGGCCGCCCGGTCGGCGTGATGCAGACCCACGAGTGGGCGCCGCGCGTCCTGCTCGCCAACTCCAACCTCGTCGGCGACTGGGCCAACTGGGAGGAGTTCCGCCGCCTGGAGAACCTGGGCCTGACCATGTACGGCCAGATGACCGCCGGGTCCTGGATCTACATCGGCACCCAGGGCATCCTCCAGGGCACCTACGAGACCTTCGCCGCCGTCGCCGCGAAGAAGTTCGGCGGCACCCTGGCCGGCACCATCACCCTCACCGCCGGCCTCGGCGGCATGGGCGGCGCCCAGCCGCTGGCCGTGACGATGAACGACGGCGTCGCGATCTGCATCGACGTCGACCCGCGCGCCATCGACCGCCGCATCGAGCACCGCTACCTGGACGTCAAGGCCGACAACCTGCGCCACGCCCTCCAGCTGGCGGTCGAAGCCCGTGACGCCCGCAAGCCGCTCTCCATCGGCCTCCTCGGCAACGCCGCCGAGCTGCTCCCGCAGATGCTGGCCGAGGGCGCGCCCATCGACATCGTGACCGACCAGACCTCGGCCCACGACCCGCTCGCGTACCTGCCCGTCGGCGTCGACTTCGACGACATGGCCTCCTACGCCGCCAAGGACCCGGCCGGCTTCACCACCCGGGCCCGCGAGTCCATGGCCAAGCACGTCGAGGCCATGGTCGGCTTCATGGACGCCGGCGCCGAGGTCTTCGACTACGGCAACTCCATCCGCGGCGAGGCCCAGCTGGCCGGCTACGACCGCGCCTTCGCCTTCCCCGGCTTCGTCCCGGCCTACATCCGCCCGCTGTTCTGCGAGGGCAAGGGCCCCTTCCGCTGGGCCGCCCTGTCCGGCGAGGCCTCGGACATCCACAAGACCGACAAGGCCATGCTGGAGCTCTTCCCGGAGAACGAGTCCCTGCACCGCTGGATCAAGATGGCCGGCGAGCGCGTCCACTTCCAGGGCCTGCCCGCGCGCATCTGCTGGCTCGGCTACGGCGAGCGCGACAAGGCCGGCGAGCGCTTCAACGAGATGGTCGCCGACGGCACCCTCGCTGCGCCGCTGGCCATCGGCCGCGACCACCTCGACTGCGGCTCGGTTGCCTCCCCGTACCGCGAGACCGAGGCCATGCTGGACGGTTCCGACGCGATCGCCGACTGGCCGCTGCTCAACGCCATGGTCAACGTGGCCTCCGGTGCCTCCTGGGTCTCCATCCACCACGGCGGCGGCGTCGGCATGGGCCGTTCGATCCACGCGGGCCAGGTCACGGTCGCCGACGGCACCGCGCTGGCCGGCGAGAAGATCCGCCGCGTCCTCACCAACGACCCGGGCATGGGCGTCATCCGCCACGTCGACGCCGGCTACGACATCGCCGAGACGGTCGCCGACGAGCGCGGCGTCCGCGTCCCGATGCGCGAGGGCGACTCCGCGTGA